The following coding sequences are from one Terriglobales bacterium window:
- a CDS encoding MraY family glycosyltransferase — protein sequence MDVAYLSLFGGALVCSSVLTHYIRNTAMRWGWTSRSAGERDIHSNPVPRLGGVAIFLSFLLVLAGFAIFKELHGSAAHLPARTVLAILLPATLIFCLGLVDDFHPLSPRVKFGVQIIAALMLFAGGLQIDVVPLLFGYKSLGALITLPLTVLWVLWISNAFNLIDGLDGLSAGSAMFSTLVVFVVSLFSNNSLVSVLTVILSGAILGFLRYNFNPATIFLGDCGSLFLGFMLSAIALAGAQKGTTLVAVAIPIVSFGLPILDVALSVIRRFLSGQPLFRADREHIHHRLLKLGFSQRQVVTILYAVSALLGLLSLLMLYPNGSSVGVVLTVVGVGVWFGIQHLGYHEFVEVGRVAKRATQQKRVIVNNLAIRRAAEDLASAGSLPRICQILEVAFRDNEFDGFDLRIRPGQARQMPRDFFQIYESEWLFSWDKSGDHPFHREGGRMWRLSLDLGVLHKGPVGSLCLYRAYSQKSLLVDINLLTSDFCATLSQAVKRGLQDVIAEEERVARDELTGSSRFYSVPGD from the coding sequence ATGGATGTAGCTTATCTAAGTTTATTCGGTGGGGCCCTTGTCTGCTCCTCCGTTCTCACGCACTACATTCGCAACACCGCGATGCGATGGGGCTGGACCTCGCGCTCTGCGGGCGAGCGTGACATTCATTCCAATCCCGTTCCCCGTCTCGGCGGCGTCGCCATCTTTCTTTCCTTCCTCCTGGTTCTGGCCGGCTTTGCCATTTTCAAGGAACTGCACGGCTCGGCGGCTCATCTGCCCGCCCGGACGGTACTCGCCATTTTGCTTCCGGCCACATTGATCTTCTGCCTCGGTCTGGTGGATGACTTTCATCCTCTCTCGCCACGGGTGAAGTTTGGCGTGCAGATAATCGCCGCACTCATGTTGTTCGCCGGCGGTCTGCAGATCGACGTTGTCCCTCTGCTGTTCGGCTATAAGAGCCTCGGTGCGCTTATCACCCTGCCCCTGACGGTACTCTGGGTACTCTGGATTTCCAATGCCTTCAACCTGATTGACGGCCTCGATGGCCTCAGCGCCGGGTCAGCGATGTTCTCCACCCTGGTGGTGTTCGTCGTCTCTCTGTTCAGCAACAACAGCCTGGTCTCGGTCCTGACGGTAATTCTTTCGGGCGCAATCCTGGGATTCCTGCGTTACAACTTCAACCCCGCGACCATCTTCCTCGGCGATTGCGGCAGCCTGTTCTTGGGCTTCATGTTGAGCGCAATTGCGCTCGCAGGCGCACAGAAAGGAACAACCTTGGTGGCGGTGGCTATTCCCATCGTCTCCTTCGGCCTGCCGATCCTCGACGTCGCGCTTTCTGTGATTCGCCGTTTCCTGAGCGGGCAACCACTGTTTCGCGCTGACCGCGAGCACATCCATCACCGTTTGCTGAAATTGGGCTTCTCGCAGCGGCAGGTGGTGACCATCCTCTATGCGGTTTCCGCGCTGCTGGGACTGCTCAGCCTGCTGATGCTCTATCCCAACGGAAGTTCGGTAGGCGTGGTCCTGACGGTAGTGGGCGTCGGGGTGTGGTTTGGCATCCAGCACCTGGGCTATCACGAGTTTGTGGAAGTGGGACGCGTCGCCAAGCGGGCGACACAGCAGAAGCGTGTCATCGTGAACAATTTGGCCATTCGCCGCGCCGCCGAAGATCTGGCCTCCGCCGGTTCCTTGCCGCGAATCTGTCAGATCCTCGAAGTAGCTTTTCGGGATAACGAGTTTGACGGATTCGACCTCCGCATCCGGCCTGGTCAAGCGCGTCAGATGCCGCGGGACTTCTTTCAGATTTATGAGAGTGAGTGGCTGTTCAGCTGGGACAAATCCGGAGATCATCCCTTCCACCGTGAAGGCGGACGGATGTGGCGTCTCAGCCTCGATCTGGGAGTCCTACACAAAGGCCCGGTCGGATCGTTATGTCTTTACCGCGCCTATTCGCAGAAGTCTCTTCTCGTCGACATCAACCTGCTTACCTCCGATTTCTGCGCTACCCTCTCCCAGGCCGTCAAGCGTGGGTTGCAGGATGTGATCGCAGAAGAGGAGCGTGTGGCCAGAGATGAACTGACTGGCAGCAGCCGCTTCTATTCAGTCCCCGGTGACTGA
- the ffh gene encoding signal recognition particle protein, translating into MFENLSEKLQRAFKNLRGQGKLTEENIGEALREIRLALLEADVNVKVVKELIDHVREKAVGSEVMTALTPAEQIVKIVRDELILLLGKETARFKFTSQPPTVVLMAGLQGSGKTTTSGKLAHWLKKGGHRPMLVSVDVYRPAAREQLKVVAKAISGPIYEGTVEEANTATVERLAKEARREATIMGCDVLIVDTAGRLHIDEQLMEEMQSLKRLLNPSEILFVADAMTGQDAVKSADEFHKKLSLTGVILTKMDGDARGGAALSIRHVTGQPIKFIGVGEKYDALEPFHPDRVVSRILGMGDIMSLIERAEENIDRKKAEEFTKKALTGDGFSLEDFRDQLRQVRKMGSFQSLLGMLPRIGPFAGLQNAADKVDEKEFTRIEAIINSMTAYERSHHEVINGSRRKRIARGSGTSVQEVNNLLRQYAQMKKMFKDMGKASFARKLAGMRLPGS; encoded by the coding sequence GTGTTTGAGAATCTCAGCGAGAAACTGCAGCGCGCGTTCAAGAATCTGCGCGGCCAGGGGAAGCTTACCGAAGAGAACATTGGGGAGGCTCTGCGGGAGATCCGCCTCGCCCTGCTCGAGGCCGATGTCAACGTAAAGGTTGTCAAGGAACTGATCGACCACGTGCGTGAAAAAGCCGTGGGCAGCGAAGTGATGACTGCGCTCACGCCGGCCGAGCAGATCGTCAAGATCGTCCGCGACGAACTTATCCTGCTGCTGGGCAAAGAAACGGCCCGGTTCAAGTTTACTTCCCAGCCCCCGACCGTGGTTCTGATGGCTGGGCTGCAAGGCTCGGGCAAAACCACCACGTCCGGGAAGCTGGCGCACTGGCTGAAGAAGGGCGGACATCGCCCGATGCTGGTCTCGGTGGACGTCTACCGTCCAGCGGCGCGGGAGCAGCTCAAGGTGGTGGCCAAGGCGATCAGCGGGCCGATCTACGAGGGCACCGTGGAAGAGGCCAACACCGCCACCGTCGAGCGCCTTGCCAAGGAAGCGCGGCGCGAGGCCACGATTATGGGCTGCGACGTGCTCATCGTGGACACCGCGGGACGCCTGCACATCGATGAGCAACTCATGGAGGAGATGCAGTCGCTCAAGCGCCTGTTGAATCCCAGCGAGATCCTCTTCGTGGCTGATGCCATGACCGGGCAGGACGCGGTGAAGTCCGCGGATGAATTTCACAAGAAGCTTTCGCTTACCGGGGTGATTCTCACCAAGATGGATGGCGATGCGCGCGGTGGCGCGGCGCTTTCCATCCGTCATGTGACCGGCCAGCCGATCAAGTTCATCGGCGTGGGCGAGAAATATGATGCGCTGGAGCCCTTCCACCCCGATCGGGTGGTTTCACGCATCCTTGGTATGGGCGACATTATGTCGCTGATCGAGCGCGCGGAAGAGAACATCGACCGCAAGAAGGCCGAGGAATTTACCAAGAAAGCGCTTACCGGCGACGGCTTCAGCCTGGAGGACTTCCGCGATCAACTCCGCCAAGTGCGCAAGATGGGGTCGTTTCAGAGCCTGCTGGGGATGCTGCCGCGCATCGGTCCCTTTGCCGGTCTGCAGAATGCTGCTGACAAGGTCGACGAGAAGGAGTTTACGCGCATCGAGGCGATTATCAACTCGATGACCGCATACGAGCGGTCGCACCATGAGGTTATCAATGGCAGCCGCCGCAAGCGCATCGCGCGTGGGTCGGGCACATCGGTACAGGAGGTTAATAATCTCCTGCGGCAGTACGCCCAGATGAAGAAGATGTTTAAAGACATGGGCAAGGCCAGCTTTGCCCGCAAACTGGCGGGAATGCGCTTGCCGGGCTCGTAG
- a CDS encoding peroxiredoxin-like family protein, with amino-acid sequence MRAPIIPMKWRGISETESEPIKATLAAELAERRELMRYYVPPATQAINDRVTEELKSSGIVERVLARGAKAPEFTLPDADGKLVSSRDLLARGPLVISFFRGRWCPFCVAEAEALNRILAQIEQSGASLVAISPQDVRQNSFMRDQHKLGYPLLSDSGNGVARQFGLVYSLPQYQQELFQSVFINLPFIHSHPAWELPLPATYVLNSDGTVRWHWMSADYTERAEPGEIVAVLTSQ; translated from the coding sequence ATGAGAGCCCCAATCATTCCAATGAAGTGGCGCGGAATTTCCGAAACTGAATCCGAACCGATCAAGGCTACGCTGGCCGCGGAATTGGCCGAGCGCCGGGAATTGATGCGCTACTACGTTCCGCCGGCCACGCAGGCGATCAACGACCGCGTCACCGAAGAGTTGAAGTCTTCCGGGATCGTGGAAAGAGTTCTGGCGCGAGGAGCCAAAGCTCCTGAGTTCACCCTGCCCGATGCGGATGGAAAGCTGGTTTCCTCGCGCGACTTGCTGGCACGGGGACCGCTGGTGATCAGCTTCTTTCGTGGCCGCTGGTGTCCTTTCTGCGTGGCCGAGGCCGAGGCGCTGAATCGGATATTGGCGCAGATCGAGCAATCCGGCGCTTCGTTGGTTGCAATCTCGCCCCAGGACGTTCGCCAAAACAGCTTTATGCGCGATCAGCATAAACTTGGTTATCCGTTGCTGAGCGATAGCGGCAACGGCGTTGCCCGGCAGTTTGGGCTGGTTTATTCGCTGCCCCAGTATCAGCAAGAGTTATTTCAGAGCGTGTTCATCAACCTGCCCTTCATCCACAGCCATCCCGCCTGGGAACTGCCCTTGCCTGCGACTTATGTTCTGAATTCGGACGGTACAGTCCGCTGGCATTGGATGAGCGCTGACTATACCGAACGCGCCGAACCAGGCGAAATAGTAGCCGTCCTCACCAGCCAGTAA
- a CDS encoding glycoside hydrolase family 3 N-terminal domain-containing protein: protein MKHARVCILRLMSLLLLSLPFSNALAQSATETTGKAKEAGDPLNDPAIESRVEALLKQMTLEEKIGQVNQYSAGERTGPGTGRISYDDMVARGQVGSLFNVTGAKETNAFQHIAVEKSRLHIPLIFGLDVIHGYHTIFPVPLAMASTWDPALVEQAARVAAQEASADGVRWTFSPMVDITRDARWGRIIEGAGEDPYLGQAMARAYVRGYQGAEPGDPSSIAACVKHYVGYGAAEGGRDYNTTEIPERLLRQVYLPPFRAAIDAGSITLMSAFNSLNEVPASSNYFTLTQILRKEWGFRGLVVSDWTSIRETMAHGIANDGATAARKSMNAGVDMDMESNLYFSNLANLIKAGQVSEERLDDAVRNILRVKFALGLFEHPYADESRPASTSLDPAHVELARTVAEKSLVLLKNQAVDGASLLPLPANLQKIALIGPLADSNIDMLGNWAGRGKPGDAVTLRSALSDWAQKHGKQVIYAKGTEIESAPDAAFTEALNAARQADIVLLALGENAAWMSGEAGSRAYLGLPTSQEQLMEAVVAVGKPVVLILFSGRPLAVSWAAEHVPAIVEAWFPGVQAGPALVRALFGETNFSGRLVTSVPHSVGQEPLYYNHLPTGRPATGVDLSRPPRTHDQKFKSRYYDEANDPLFPFGYGLSYTRFSYLPPTVSATTASARTLNAGGAGLRVSAEVKNIGDRAGEEVVQLYIRETGTSVSRPVRELKGFQKISLGPGESKNVEFRLGKDELSFWNIDMKNVVEPAKLEVWVAPNSAEGSPAVVEISE from the coding sequence ATGAAACATGCCAGGGTTTGCATCCTCCGCCTGATGTCCCTGTTGCTGCTTTCTCTTCCTTTCTCCAACGCCCTTGCGCAATCGGCAACCGAAACGACAGGCAAAGCAAAGGAAGCGGGCGATCCTCTAAACGATCCGGCCATCGAGTCTCGCGTTGAGGCGCTGCTGAAGCAGATGACGCTGGAGGAAAAGATCGGGCAGGTGAATCAGTATTCCGCTGGGGAGCGCACAGGCCCGGGCACCGGGCGCATCAGTTACGACGACATGGTGGCACGCGGACAGGTGGGATCGTTATTCAACGTAACCGGAGCGAAGGAAACCAATGCCTTTCAGCACATTGCGGTCGAGAAGTCGCGGCTACATATTCCCCTGATCTTTGGCCTCGACGTGATTCACGGCTATCACACAATTTTTCCGGTGCCGCTGGCTATGGCTTCGACCTGGGATCCTGCGCTGGTGGAGCAGGCCGCGCGCGTAGCTGCACAGGAAGCCTCGGCAGACGGTGTGCGCTGGACGTTTTCTCCTATGGTAGACATTACGCGCGACGCGCGCTGGGGCCGCATCATTGAAGGAGCCGGGGAAGACCCGTACCTCGGACAGGCGATGGCTCGAGCCTACGTCCGCGGCTATCAAGGAGCGGAGCCAGGTGATCCCAGTTCCATCGCCGCTTGCGTAAAGCACTACGTTGGTTATGGGGCGGCCGAAGGCGGGCGTGATTACAACACCACGGAAATTCCCGAACGCCTGCTGCGCCAGGTTTACCTGCCACCGTTTCGTGCTGCTATCGATGCCGGCAGCATTACGCTGATGAGCGCCTTCAATTCGCTGAATGAGGTTCCGGCAAGCTCGAACTATTTCACCCTGACGCAGATTCTGCGCAAGGAATGGGGCTTCCGCGGACTCGTGGTAAGCGACTGGACGTCGATTAGAGAAACGATGGCTCACGGGATCGCGAATGATGGAGCCACGGCGGCGCGCAAGTCGATGAACGCGGGCGTCGATATGGATATGGAGTCCAATCTGTATTTTTCGAATCTGGCAAACCTGATCAAAGCGGGACAAGTATCCGAGGAGCGCCTCGACGACGCAGTGCGAAACATTCTGAGAGTGAAGTTTGCTCTCGGGCTGTTCGAGCATCCCTATGCCGATGAGTCACGCCCCGCGTCAACCTCGCTCGATCCGGCGCATGTGGAACTTGCGCGCACGGTCGCGGAAAAATCTCTGGTCCTGCTGAAAAATCAGGCCGTGGATGGCGCCTCGCTTCTGCCGCTCCCGGCCAATCTCCAAAAGATCGCACTGATCGGACCACTAGCGGACAGCAATATCGACATGCTGGGAAACTGGGCCGGCAGAGGGAAGCCCGGCGATGCAGTCACGCTTCGCTCTGCGCTTTCGGATTGGGCGCAGAAGCACGGCAAGCAAGTGATCTATGCCAAAGGAACGGAGATCGAAAGCGCGCCGGATGCGGCCTTCACCGAGGCGCTAAACGCAGCGCGGCAGGCCGACATTGTCCTGTTAGCGTTGGGTGAGAATGCCGCATGGATGAGCGGTGAAGCGGGCTCGCGCGCCTATCTCGGTCTGCCAACGAGCCAGGAACAGTTAATGGAAGCTGTGGTCGCCGTCGGCAAACCAGTGGTGCTGATTCTTTTCAGCGGGCGTCCGCTTGCAGTCAGTTGGGCGGCGGAGCATGTTCCTGCGATTGTGGAGGCCTGGTTCCCGGGAGTGCAGGCGGGTCCGGCGCTGGTGCGTGCTCTGTTCGGCGAAACCAACTTCAGCGGACGGCTGGTCACTTCGGTTCCGCACAGCGTGGGCCAGGAGCCGCTCTACTACAACCATCTGCCGACGGGACGACCTGCTACCGGGGTCGATCTTTCCCGTCCGCCCCGGACCCACGATCAGAAATTCAAGTCCCGTTACTACGACGAGGCCAATGATCCGCTATTCCCCTTCGGATATGGACTCTCGTATACGCGCTTTTCCTACTTGCCGCCCACGGTGAGCGCGACGACTGCCAGCGCGCGCACTTTGAATGCCGGCGGCGCGGGACTGCGGGTCTCGGCAGAGGTGAAAAACATTGGGGATCGGGCTGGCGAAGAAGTTGTGCAACTCTACATCCGCGAGACCGGGACCAGTGTGTCGCGGCCGGTGCGGGAGTTGAAGGGATTTCAGAAAATCTCGCTGGGGCCGGGCGAGTCAAAGAACGTGGAATTCAGGCTGGGAAAGGATGAACTGTCTTTCTGGAATATCGACATGAAGAATGTGGTCGAGCCGGCGAAGCTGGAGGTGTGGGTGGCGCCGAATTCGGCGGAGGGGAGCCCGGCGGTGGTGGAGATTAGTGAATAG
- the rpsP gene encoding 30S ribosomal protein S16, translating into MIRLARVGARKQPYYRVVVIEKERARNGRAVEIVGTYNPRTSPASLELKRDRVEHWVSKGARMSDRVAKLWQKAPAATPAA; encoded by the coding sequence ATGATTCGTCTGGCGCGCGTGGGTGCGCGCAAGCAGCCTTATTATCGTGTGGTCGTAATCGAGAAGGAGCGGGCTCGGAATGGCCGTGCCGTAGAGATTGTCGGCACCTACAACCCGCGCACTAGCCCGGCAAGCCTGGAGTTGAAGCGGGATCGCGTCGAGCACTGGGTGTCGAAGGGCGCGCGGATGTCGGACCGTGTGGCGAAGCTGTGGCAGAAGGCTCCGGCTGCGACTCCTGCAGCTTAG
- a CDS encoding KH domain-containing protein, with the protein MSPKVENSGPNPQALVAAIAHALIGKPEDTFVDPYEEDGEIILELEVPEEDVGKLIGRQGRTARAIRNILAAVSEKAGKRYVLEIVE; encoded by the coding sequence ATGAGTCCTAAGGTCGAGAATTCCGGTCCCAATCCGCAAGCCCTGGTGGCGGCGATTGCGCATGCGCTGATCGGGAAACCCGAGGATACATTCGTCGATCCCTATGAGGAGGATGGCGAAATCATCCTGGAGTTGGAAGTCCCCGAGGAAGATGTGGGCAAGCTGATCGGGCGGCAGGGGCGTACGGCGCGCGCCATCCGCAACATTCTCGCGGCGGTGAGCGAGAAAGCGGGCAAGCGTTACGTGTTGGAGATCGTGGAATAG
- the rimM gene encoding ribosome maturation factor RimM (Essential for efficient processing of 16S rRNA): MHSDFPELFAERRHLFALLANGTRRELELESFWPHKARLILKFAGVDTISDAEALIGAEIQIPARERANLEAGVQYISDLVGCSVSAKAPEFPAAQELGTVEQVQFGAGEAPLLVIRKGNQEHLIPFAAEYIAAVDVDRKRIELVLPEGMLEINSPLTAEEKKRQGLRSAMETGCQTRTKNTRSFDSAPATRKERGPK, translated from the coding sequence CTGCATAGCGATTTCCCGGAGCTTTTTGCCGAACGACGGCACTTGTTCGCCTTGCTGGCGAACGGTACGCGCCGCGAGCTTGAACTGGAATCGTTTTGGCCGCATAAGGCGCGGCTGATTTTGAAGTTTGCCGGGGTGGATACGATCAGCGATGCCGAAGCGCTGATCGGCGCTGAGATTCAGATTCCCGCGCGCGAGCGGGCGAACCTCGAAGCGGGCGTGCAGTACATATCCGATTTGGTGGGATGCTCGGTTTCGGCAAAGGCGCCGGAGTTTCCCGCGGCGCAGGAACTGGGCACGGTCGAGCAGGTGCAGTTTGGCGCGGGAGAAGCGCCGCTGCTGGTGATCCGGAAGGGAAATCAGGAACACCTGATCCCGTTCGCCGCGGAGTACATCGCGGCGGTAGATGTGGATCGGAAGCGCATCGAGTTGGTGCTGCCGGAGGGGATGCTGGAGATCAATTCGCCGCTAACGGCTGAGGAGAAGAAGCGGCAAGGTTTGCGATCGGCTATGGAAACAGGGTGTCAGACCAGAACGAAAAACACCAGATCCTTCGACTCCGCGCCCGCGACCCGCAAAGAGCGCGGGCCGAAATAA
- the trmD gene encoding tRNA (guanosine(37)-N1)-methyltransferase TrmD, whose translation MMSVPAAMKFEILTIFPDFFRGPFDYGIVRRAKEAGLVAINIHDLRAFAKDKHRTVDDRPFGGGEGMVLKPEPIFECADALGLASRVERVAGAARESVVLLSPQGRLFDQQMAAELAVLERVVLICGRYEGVDERVGQHLADREVSVGNFVLSGGELAAALMVDAVTRLIPGALGNEASSQQESFSAAMELGGDGPSSTCVSGGLLDYPHYTRPAEYRGMAVPEPLISGNHEEIRRWRRREALAKTSRNRPDLLNPEHLSEEDMKLLAQVAKDKK comes from the coding sequence ATGATGTCTGTACCGGCCGCGATGAAATTTGAAATCCTTACGATTTTTCCGGATTTCTTTCGCGGGCCGTTTGATTACGGGATTGTCCGGCGGGCGAAAGAAGCCGGTCTGGTTGCGATCAACATTCACGATCTGCGGGCGTTTGCGAAAGACAAGCACCGCACCGTAGATGACCGCCCGTTTGGCGGCGGCGAGGGCATGGTGCTCAAGCCGGAACCGATCTTTGAGTGTGCGGATGCACTAGGGTTGGCTTCGCGCGTCGAGCGCGTTGCGGGTGCTGCTCGCGAATCGGTGGTTCTGCTGTCGCCGCAAGGCAGGCTGTTCGATCAGCAGATGGCAGCCGAGTTGGCAGTCCTGGAACGCGTGGTGCTGATCTGCGGACGCTATGAAGGAGTCGACGAGCGCGTGGGTCAGCATTTGGCGGATCGCGAGGTTTCGGTTGGCAACTTCGTTCTGAGTGGCGGAGAGCTGGCAGCGGCGCTGATGGTGGATGCGGTTACGCGATTGATCCCGGGCGCGCTGGGCAATGAGGCGTCGTCGCAGCAGGAATCCTTTAGCGCCGCGATGGAACTGGGCGGAGACGGGCCGAGTTCGACGTGCGTGTCGGGCGGATTGCTTGATTATCCGCATTACACGCGGCCGGCGGAATATCGGGGCATGGCGGTGCCGGAGCCGTTGATCTCGGGCAATCACGAGGAGATTCGCCGCTGGCGGCGGCGGGAAGCGCTGGCCAAGACTTCGCGCAATCGTCCCGACTTGCTGAATCCGGAGCATTTGAGCGAGGAGGACATGAAGTTGCTGGCGCAAGTAGCGAAGGACAAGAAGTAG
- the rplS gene encoding 50S ribosomal protein L19 codes for MSTSPIIQRLVAKTQRTDLPKFKPGDTVRVHVKIKEGDKERVQAFEGLVISYSGGAQPSFTVRKISFGHGVERIFPLNSKVIDKIEVVRSAHVRRAKLYYLRGLRGKAARLREADTRQAQ; via the coding sequence ATGTCAACATCACCGATCATTCAGCGACTCGTCGCCAAGACGCAGCGTACCGATCTCCCCAAATTCAAGCCTGGCGACACCGTGCGCGTTCATGTGAAGATCAAGGAAGGCGACAAGGAACGCGTGCAGGCCTTCGAGGGACTGGTCATCTCGTACAGCGGAGGGGCGCAGCCCAGCTTCACGGTGCGCAAAATCAGCTTTGGTCACGGAGTGGAGCGCATTTTCCCGCTGAACTCGAAGGTCATCGACAAGATCGAAGTGGTGCGATCGGCGCACGTGCGGCGCGCCAAGCTGTACTATCTGCGCGGACTGCGTGGCAAGGCGGCTCGTTTGCGCGAGGCGGATACGCGGCAGGCACAGTGA
- a CDS encoding M61 family peptidase produces MRPCPLVTTALLFFCISSANSQTTHRQDSKPPVSQSKKLPGAITLTVDASDVPRRILHAREEIPVSPGPLTLVYPKWIPGEHMPSGPIDNLAGLNFTAGGKNVSWRRDDVDMFAFHVDLPAGASTLEIALDYLEPTQESGFSGATSVTDKLAVINWNQVLLYPQGMTATEVMFAPRLRLPVGWKFGSPLDVARQGGFIEFASVPLNTLVDSPVITGQYFRVVPLAPSEKIRHQIDIAADSEAALAIVPRLEKGYTNLVLETGALFGSRHYRHYEFLLSLSDHVAHFGLEHHESSDDRAGERYLVDEPEVTLGTGLFPHEFTHSWNGKYRRPAGLATPDYQQPMKGELLWVYEGLTQYLGHILTARSDLITPDQYRESLAVTAAFMQIRPGRKWRSLEDTAVSAPFLYDSPTAWDALRRSVDFYPEGDLLWLDADVTIRQLTRGQKSLNDFCKLFYGGASGEPEMKPYTFDDLVAAMNQVVAYDWRKFFQGRVDVIQPDAPLGGIENGGWKLVFNDTVNEFMKDEDDVYKTVELRYSIGVSLTEEGKVRDVIPAYPAAQAGIAPGMKIIAVNGRKFSRGVIHDAIKASKDGKQPIELLAENTEFYRTYNLNYHEGEKYPHLVKDESKPDLLSEIVKPLATHPQ; encoded by the coding sequence ATGCGCCCATGTCCGTTGGTAACTACTGCCCTTCTGTTTTTCTGTATTTCATCCGCAAACTCACAAACCACCCACCGGCAGGATTCGAAGCCACCGGTTTCCCAATCCAAAAAACTGCCCGGCGCGATCACGCTCACCGTCGATGCCAGCGATGTTCCGCGCCGGATCCTGCACGCACGTGAGGAGATTCCCGTCAGCCCCGGCCCGCTCACCCTCGTGTATCCCAAATGGATTCCCGGCGAGCACATGCCCAGCGGACCCATCGATAACCTGGCTGGCCTCAACTTCACCGCTGGCGGCAAGAATGTCTCCTGGCGTCGCGACGATGTGGACATGTTCGCTTTTCACGTGGATCTTCCCGCGGGCGCGAGCACGCTCGAAATTGCACTTGATTATCTGGAGCCCACCCAGGAGAGCGGGTTTTCCGGCGCAACCTCGGTAACCGACAAACTGGCGGTCATCAACTGGAACCAGGTTCTCCTGTATCCGCAGGGAATGACGGCCACAGAAGTCATGTTCGCGCCCCGCCTGCGTTTGCCTGTGGGCTGGAAATTTGGATCACCTTTGGATGTCGCCCGGCAGGGCGGCTTCATCGAGTTCGCGTCGGTGCCCCTTAATACCCTGGTGGACTCACCTGTGATTACGGGGCAGTACTTCCGCGTCGTACCCTTAGCTCCCTCGGAGAAGATCCGCCACCAGATCGACATTGCTGCCGATAGCGAAGCCGCTTTGGCCATTGTGCCCAGGCTCGAGAAGGGTTACACCAACCTGGTTCTTGAGACTGGCGCTCTCTTCGGCTCGCGTCACTATCGTCACTACGAGTTCCTGCTCAGCCTGAGCGACCACGTGGCTCACTTTGGCCTTGAGCACCACGAATCCAGCGATGATCGCGCGGGCGAACGCTATCTTGTCGATGAGCCTGAGGTCACTCTTGGAACGGGTCTCTTCCCGCATGAGTTCACGCACTCGTGGAACGGCAAGTACCGCCGTCCCGCGGGCCTCGCCACTCCTGACTACCAGCAGCCCATGAAGGGCGAACTGCTTTGGGTTTATGAAGGCCTGACCCAATACCTGGGACACATCCTGACGGCGCGCAGCGACCTGATTACGCCTGACCAATATCGTGAGTCTCTGGCCGTGACCGCGGCCTTCATGCAGATACGTCCCGGACGAAAATGGCGGTCGTTGGAAGATACCGCCGTGTCTGCGCCCTTCCTTTACGACTCCCCCACAGCCTGGGACGCCTTGCGCCGCAGCGTCGATTTCTATCCCGAAGGCGATCTCCTGTGGCTCGACGCTGATGTCACCATTCGCCAGCTCACCAGGGGTCAGAAGTCGCTCAACGATTTCTGCAAGCTGTTTTACGGCGGGGCGAGCGGCGAACCTGAAATGAAGCCTTATACCTTCGACGATCTCGTTGCGGCCATGAACCAGGTCGTTGCGTACGACTGGCGCAAGTTTTTCCAGGGTCGCGTGGATGTAATTCAGCCTGACGCGCCGCTGGGCGGGATCGAGAATGGCGGCTGGAAACTCGTGTTCAACGACACCGTCAATGAATTCATGAAAGACGAAGATGATGTGTACAAAACTGTTGAGCTGCGCTACTCAATCGGAGTGTCGCTTACCGAGGAAGGCAAGGTAAGAGACGTGATTCCGGCTTATCCAGCGGCACAGGCAGGCATTGCCCCCGGGATGAAGATCATCGCGGTCAATGGCCGCAAGTTCTCGCGCGGCGTGATCCATGATGCCATCAAGGCTTCAAAGGACGGCAAGCAGCCTATCGAACTTCTCGCCGAAAACACTGAGTTCTATCGCACCTACAACCTCAACTACCACGAGGGCGAAAAGTACCCGCATCTGGTAAAGGACGAAAGCAAACCGGATCTGCTGAGCGAGATTGTGAAGCCCCTGGCAACTCACCCGCAGTAG